A stretch of DNA from Candidatus Izemoplasma sp.:
CCTCTATTATACCATTTATCAGTGCTTATCCCTAGTTTTACTTATCCACGTGGATAACTTAAAACTCCCCATTAAAAAAGTACCTGATTTTCATCAAGTACTTTGTCAACAGTCTGAGAGAATCTCATAAAGAGATTCTCTACAACTAATCTTGTAATAGTTTTTCAAATAAGGCTCTATTATTTTTCTCACAAGGTGGGCAATCTGTACCAATGCCTGTATTGTCTTGTAAGGTTTCAAAAGTAGTTACACCTTTACTAATTTGTTCTTTAACATCTTCTAATGTCACATTGTGACAGCAACACAATTGTTCTTTTTCCATGAAGTCTCCTTTATGTTTTTAGTGAATGAATATATGCTCTAATATCATAATATTGCTTTTCTGTCGAATGAATCAATAAACCAAAGT
This window harbors:
- a CDS encoding (2Fe-2S)-binding protein translates to MEKEQLCCCHNVTLEDVKEQISKGVTTFETLQDNTGIGTDCPPCEKNNRALFEKLLQD